Proteins co-encoded in one Arachis hypogaea cultivar Tifrunner chromosome 11, arahy.Tifrunner.gnm2.J5K5, whole genome shotgun sequence genomic window:
- the LOC112722552 gene encoding uncharacterized protein — protein MVMAVEDYDIETITTFTKDQAKVTASRYLSAPQGSCHDLCKFGIQNATTEAKPWKRAKKRVTVSTGGIKNKVQEENITSLAWTKKSGINSKPYTTSKFGSSNTLADIKEVINEETVNSKKNSPPSAETNVSTKEHNNNDLRKSVSHSKPSPKSKFGSSNSLVDTKEVIYEATVNSEKNSTTEETNVSTKGHKKKKQNNSDQRFSTKEQTNTDLRISTKEHNRRNLRQAQQESSKILAFIGDKEYPSHTKGETIKDKVVSCSSSRKHSEINSKQKTKPSLIEGKEVTRRCTTKKASSLNAKTTKNLKSVSSRKGNGKVEAKPELASNDILHEIVHTLDDEHTLPSDHNSMLPSAATKGLNHAGHGTCPSESMSILSAGGEGKRSHTRTLSSSSLSLISFGNKGKISHSRTPSGSFLPLINFGSKGKKSHSRTPSGSSLPLISSGGKGKKSHSRSISLSDFSLNTSNGKPGKKSHSRSTSLSDFSFNGKPLVSSGGKGKKSHSRSISLSDFSLNTSNGKPGKKSHSRSTSLSDFSFNGKPLISSGGKGKKSHSRSTSLSDFSLNTSNGKQHDDATLKKTGNSENVKMGYQVKPRVSTVVGETNKVAPRKLTFRRGKVIEIQPENNNIPRRLKFRPVRTLNYDNPRDINAPTNVITEIYSPKFQIAEAIKMRSIARETGTEVDGSKPESEEEVLLRPPSVEKKANRRLYNNVIEETATMLAEVRKSKVKALVGAFETVISIDSRRQSRSALPEVSTPC, from the coding sequence ATGGTTATGGCAGTGGAAGATTATGATATTGAAACAATAACAACCTTCACCAAAGATCAAGCTAAGGTTACTGCTTCGCGCTATCTCAGCGCTCCGCAGGGTTCGTGTCATGATTTGTGCAAATTCGGCATCCAAAATGCCACCACCGAAGCTAAACCATGGAAAAGAGCAAAGAAAAGGGTAACTGTTTCCACAGGGGGAATCAAAAACAAAGTACAGGAAGAGAATATAACTTCTTTGGCATGGACAAAGAAATCAGGCATTAATTCAAAGCCTTATACAACTTCAAAATTTGGAAGTTCCAATACTCTTGCTGACATCAAGGAAGTAATAAATGAAGAAACAGTcaattcaaagaaaaattcaCCACCTTCTGCAGAAACAAATGTTTCCACCAAGGAGCACAATAACAATGATCTGAGAAAATCAGTAAGCCATTCAAAGCCTTCTCCAAAATCAAAATTTGGAAGTTCGAATAGTCTTGTTGATACCAAGGAAGTAATATATGAAGCAACAGTCAATTCAGAGAAAAATTCAACAACTGAAGAAACAAATGTTTCCACCAAGGggcacaagaagaagaagcagaataACAGTGATCAAAGATTTTCCACCAAGGAGCAGACTAACACCGATTTAAGAATTTCAACCAAGGAGCACAATAGGAGGAATCTAAGGCAAGCACAGCAAGAATCTTCAAAAATTCTAGCTTTTATTGGAGACAAGGAATATCCAAGTCATACAAAAGGGGAGACAATAAAAGACAAAGTTGTTTCTTGTTCAAGCAGCAGAAAACACTCTGAAATCAATAGCAAACAGAAGACAAAGCCATCGTTAATTGAAGGCAAGGAAGTAACAAGAAGATGTACGACGAAGAAAGCTTCAAGCTTGAATGCCAAGACTACCAAGAACTTGAAAAGTGTGTCTTCTAGGAAAGGTAATGGGAAGGTTGAAGCCAAACCTGAATTAGCCAGCAATGACATTCTACATGAAATTGTGCATACTCTAGATGACGAACATACTCTACCTTCTGACCACAACAGCATGTTGCCTTCAGCAGCAACGAAGGGTCTTAATCATGCTGGACATGGAACTTGTCCAAGTGAGTCTATGTCTATTCTATCCGCTGGAGGTGAAGGCAAGAGATCACATACCCGGACACTATCGAGTTcatctctctctcttatatccTTTGGAAACAAAGGCAAGATATCACATTCGCGGACACCATCAGGTTCATTCCTCCCTCTTATAAACTTTGGAAGCAAAGGCAAGAAATCACATTCGCGAACACCATCAGGTTCATCTCTCCCTCTTATATCCTCTGGAGGTAAAGGCAAGAAATCACATTCACGGTCAATATCATTATCTGATTTCTCATTAAACACTTCCAATGGAAAACCTGGCAAGAAATCACATTCACGGTCAACATCATTATCTGATTTCTCATTCAATGGAAAACCTCTTGTATCCTCTGGAGGCAAAGGCAAGAAATCACATTCACGGTCAATATCATTATCTGATTTCTCATTAAACACTTCCAATGGAAAACCTGGCAAGAAATCACATTCACGGTCAACATCATTATCTGATTTCTCATTCAATGGAAAACCTCTTATATCCTCTGGAGGCAAAGGCAAAAAATCACATTCACGGTCAACATCATTATCTGATTTCTCATTAAACACTTCCAATGGAAAACAACACGATGATGCTACTTTGAAGAAGACAGGAAACAGTGAAAATGTGAAGATGGGGTATCAAGTCAAGCCAAGAGTGAGCACAGTAGTTGGGGAAACAAATAAGGTTGCTCCTCGGAAGCTTACTTTTAGGAGAGGAAAGGTGATTGAAATTCAGCCTGAGAACAACAACATTCCAAGGAGACTCAAATTCAGGCCGGTGCGCACCCTTAATTATGACAATCCTAGAGATATCAATGCTCCTACAAATGTCATAACTGAAATATATTCACCTAAATTCCAAATCGCAGAAGCAATTAAAATGAGAAGCATTGCAAGAGAGACTGGTACAGAGGTAGATGGTTCAAAACCAGAATCTGAGGAGGAAGTGTTACTTAGGCCCCCAAGTGTGGAGAAGAAAGCAAACCGGCGTTTGTATAACAATGTGATTGAAGAGACAGCAACCATGCTTGCTGAGGTCAGGAAGAGCAAGGTCAAGGCACTTGTTGGTGCATTTGAAACAGTAATATCTATTGATTCCCGTAGACAGTCCAGGTCCGCTTTACCAGAAGTAAGCACACCATGTTAA
- the LOC112722553 gene encoding uncharacterized protein: MENRQHLRRVSFTDPQAPKHHGYAGTRDNNAWSWLKRTNFHYEDIDDEHATSVAAAAFAIHSLEEEESCNSQKIREGPKSSRTRTMRTKENISRNPSYAETSMKRSFGQDPRTKETAHPVRRSSSVSSPMPPPPAQAVHRKEKGIPIQHKNVSTGPQTWQKTNIEKIQQRYEKIKSKILSWKCVKKIQTKFQIERKKRELKKKRAMQTLNHRNKMERIGMLSQGSRVEDKRRNEEWEARENSNRIRKTGKVPVKCSCFNPR, from the exons ATGGAAAACAGGCAACATCTGAGAAG GGTGTCATTTACTGATCCACAAGCACCAAAACATCATGGGTATGCTGGTACTAGAGATAACAATGCTTGGAGCTGGCTCAAAAGgacaaattttcattatgaagATATAGATGATGAGCATGCAACTTCAGTTGCAGCTGCAGCATTTGCAATTCATTCTCTAGAAGAAGAGGAATCGTGCAATTCGCAAAAGATAAGAGAGGGTCCCAAATCTTCAAGGACTCGAACTATGAGAACAAAAGAGAACATATCTAGGAACCCAAGTTATG CTGAAACTTCAATGAAGAGGTCATTTGGACAAGATCCTAGGACAAAGGAAACAGCTCATCCAGTTAGACGCTCAAGCAGTGTATCCTCTCCAATGCCTCCACCACCAGCTCAAGCAGTGCATCGAAAGGAGAAAGGCATTCCAATACAACACAAAAATGTCTCAACTGGACCACAAACTTGGCAAAAGACCAACATAGAGAAGATTCAACAGCG GTATGAGAAGATAAAGTCAAAAATTCTTTCTTGGAAGTGTGTGAAAAAGATTCAAACCAAATTCCAGATAGAAAGGAAGAAG AGAGAACTGAAGAAGAAAAGAGCAATGCAAACGCTGAATCATCGGAATAAGATGGAAAGGATAGGTATGTTATCACAAGGATCAAGAGTTGAAGacaaaagaagaaatgaagagtGGGAGGCCAGAGAAAACTCAAACAGAATCAGGAAAACTGGCAAGGTCCCTGTAAAATGTTCATGTTTCAATCCTAGATAG
- the LOC112722551 gene encoding uncharacterized protein has protein sequence MEDSDVADDQNSGWFQVKKKHRNTSKFSLQSWVGGFSGKNASNSMRTQHSVNKNNENLHSKHNANLSRLGQNFSQNPVPGNVVGSPSVSNEEEGKSCLNTCEIRHNSESEKLAPAARMTDSQGKLEEAQKLAEVVKPDKGQKIRWGDLEEQDLAQPHEKLIGVGIKFGSIGDDSVLSCRKPENIPDVVPCDSNNAPEKDLTVLAETVDAEIDSHQIPLLRCKDEMLVENGEDDKTSSLEDLKKPEMDAEKVDPDEGTSSRDEKNDEVNKTENNSGTKNDSFSAKDAVVVENQAQTVTNDLSDIEVSKLPAQNCSSSNAVTAQGTVSQLREREPEVAGGSSASIEVRDSPYGNAENIVSNSHNFSASEDVDSNESKERFRQRLWCFLFENLNRSVDELYLLCELECDLEQMKEAILVLEEAASDFKELITRVEEFEKVKKSSQTFDEVPVILKSDHRRPHALSWEVRRMTTSPHRADILSSSLEAFRKIQQERAGMQLGSDTEKTISKRLSSASVNNVKRSQTNGRTDLVTKPKKNNGSSDANQGNLNVKRNNVEGGEPSADTVQSECKQPDKILTSEVVISENSASFTTTRSKRDGPGSGVDKLLSKKDKMPTEVVNEKNPRSTDNIRRQIPVSEKDKEKRNIAQSKSLNAWKEKRNWEDILSSPFRVSSRMSYSPSIGRKSAERVRMLHDKLLSPEKKKKTASDLKREAEEKHARAMRIRSELENERVQKLQRTSQKVNRVSEWHAVRHTKLREGMHARHQRSESRHEAFLAQVVKRAGDESSKVNEVRFITSLNEENKKLILRQKLHESEMRRAEKLQVIKSKQREDLAREEAVLERRRLIEAEKLQRLAEIQRRKEEAQVRREEERKASSAAREARAIEQLRRKEERAKAQQEEAELLAQKLAERLNESEQRRKIYLEQIRERANLRDQSSPLMRRSINKEGQGRSAPTNSSDDPQTNIASGTGSILGIGNITMQHAMKRRIKRIRQKLMSLKYEFVEPPLGGESGGIGYRVAVGAARAKVGRWLQELKRLRQARKEGATNIGLIISEMIKYLEGKDPELQASRQAGLLDFIASALPASHTSKPEACQVTLHLLKLLRVVISVPANRTYFLAQNFLPPIIPMLSASLENYIKIAASISSPSNISLPSSNKASVENFESISEILNNFLWIVTAIFGHVSSEERQLQMRDGLLELLISYQVIHRLRDLFALHDRPQMEGSAFPAPILLSIHLLVVLTCRPGTVSYIDWESSAVAMQQEIGSEMTKFADSTHSFLNNSWGDYGPLSTINGSTVMHLPDVPEDRPLDEIVKMNGSDEAISNGKDSKLEHNSSAKLKNDDMIKMDEPDELKKNQSRGIINSSVSPKDEKHAGVIVTAPKNGKVSNSAQPLAFLLSALSETGLVSLPSLLTAVLLQANNRSSSEQGSFILPSNFEEVAAGVLKVLNNVALLDLVFLQRMLARPDLKMEIFHLMSFLLSHCAGKWKAPNDQVGSLMLESLSLLGHFALFHPGNQAVLRWGKSPTILHKVCDLPFVFFSDPELMPILAGTLVAACYGCEQNKFVVQQELSVDMLLSLLRSCRSSSPASQLNPTLDNSSIDDSSECNQLGSESRRPLSDIPTKHSRSNVNGKGSRASLIKVGASGNSIKTGRIRSLRDGKATKSSEEMATKNTHCVFETSTLMLHCRFPHSFIDKVEQFFSAEIPNGVDEV, from the exons ATGGAGGACAGTGATGTAGCAGATGATCAGAACTCAGGATGGTTCCAAGTcaaaaag AAGCACAGAAATACCTCAAAATTCTCATTGCAGAGTTGGGTAGGAGGATTTTCAGGGAAAAATGCTTCTAACTCTATGCGGACTCAGCATTCagtgaataaaaataatgaaaatttacaTAGCAAGCACAATGCCAATCTCTCAAGATTAGGGCAGAATTTTTCACAGAACCCTGTTCCTGGGAATGTTGTAGGATCTCCTTCAGTGTCAAATGAAGAAGAGGGCAAAAGTTGTCTTAATACATGTGAGATTAGACATAATAGTGAAAGCGAGAAGTTGGCTCCAGCAGCACGAATGACGGATTCTCAAGGTAAACTTGAAGAAGCCCAGAAACTAGCTGAAGTTGTTAAGCCTGACAAAGGCCAGAAAATCAGATGGGGTGATTTAGAAGAGCAGGACTTGGCTCAGCCACATGAAAAATTGATTGGAGTTGGAATCAAGTTTGGTAGTATTGGAGATGATAGTGTGCTTAGCTGCAGAAAGCCTGAGAATATTCCTGATGTAGTTCCTTGTGATTCGAATAATGCCCCAGAGAAAGACTTGACAGTGTTGGCGGAGACTGTTGATGCAGAGATTGACTCTCATCAGATCCCTCTGTTGAGATGTAAGGATGAAATGCTTGTTGAAAATGGTGAAGATGATAAGACTTCATCTTTGGAAGATTTGAAAAAACCAGAAATGGATGCGGAAAAAGTTGACCCAGATGAAGGCACATCATCTCGTGATGAGAAAAATGATGAAgtcaataaaacagaaaataatagtGGCACTAAAAATGATTCGTTTTCGGCCAAAGATGCTGTGGTGGTTGAAAATCAAGCACAAACAGTTACCAATGATCTAAGTGATATTGAAGTTTCAAAATTACCAGCACAAAATTGCAGTTCAAGCAACGCAGTTACTGCCCAGGGtactgtttcacaacttcgtgaAAGGGAACCTGAAGTTGCAGGTGGTTCTAGTGCTTCTATTGAAGTTAGGGATTCACCGTATGGTAATGCAGAAAATATTGTTTCAAACTCTCATAACTTCAGTGCCTCTGAGGATGTTGATTCGAATGAAAGCAAAGAAAGGTTCAGACAGAGGCTCTGGTGCTTTCTATTTGAGAACCTGAATAGGTCTGTAGATGAACTTTATCTTCTTTGTGAGCTAGAATGTGATTTGGAGCAGATGAAAGAGGCAATTCTTGTTCTTGAGGAGGCTGCATCTGATTTTAAAGAGCTTATCACTAGAGTTGAGGAATTTGAAAAAGTTAAAAAGTCTTCTCAAACATTTGATGAAGTTCCTGTCATCTTGAAGAGTGATCATCGCAGACCACATGCTCTCTCATGGGAG GTCCGACGGATGACAACATCACCACATAGGGCAGATATACTGTCTTCATCTCTCGAGGCATTTAGAAAGATTCAACAGGAGCGTGCTGGCATGCAATTGggtagtgacacagaaaagaccATTTCTAAACGTTTGAGTTCTGCCTCTGTTAACAATGTGAAAAGATCTCAAACCAATGGCAGAACAGACTTAGTGACAAAGCCAAAAAAGAATAATGGATCTTCAGATGCTAACCAAGGGAATCTGAATGTAAAACGGAATAATGTTGAAGGGGGGGAACCCAGTGCTGACACTGTACAAAGTGAATGTAAACAACCAGATAAAATATTAACTTCAGAAGTTGTTATATCTGAAAATTCTGCTTCTTTTACCACCACTAGAAGTAAAAGAGATGGACCTGGATCTGGAGTTGACAAGCTGCTTTCTAAGAAAGATAAAATGCCAACTGAAGTAGTTAATGAGAAAAACCCCAGATCAACAGATAACATTAGGAGGCAAATACCTGTATCTGAAAAAGATAAGGAAAAGAGGAATATTGCACAGAGTAAATCCTTGAATGCTTGGAAGGAGAAGAGGAACTGGGAGGACATACTTTCATCCCCATTTCGTGTATCTTCCCGCATGTCATACTCACCCAGCATTGGCAGGAAAAGTGCTGAACGTGTACGTATGCTGCATGATAAATTATTGTCtcctgaaaaaaagaagaaaaccgcTTCAGATTTAAAAAGAGAAGCAGAAGAAAAGCATGCTCGTGCTATGAGAATCAGAAGTGAGTTAGAGAATGAGAGAGTCCAAAAGCTTCAACGCACATCTCAAAAAGTAAATCGTGTAAGTGAATGGCACGCTGTTCGTCATACGAAGTTGCGAGAGGGAATGCATGCCCGTCACCAACGCAGTGAATCTCGCCATGAAGCTTTTCTTGCTCAAGTGGTGAAGAGAGCCGGTGATGAAAGTAGCAAGGTAAATGAGGTGCGGTTCATTACTTCCttaaatgaagaaaataaaaaattgatattacgTCAGAAGCTCCATGAGTCAGAGATGAGGAGAGCTGAAAAGCTTCAGGTTATAAAATCTAAGCAAAGGGAGGATTTGGCAAGGGAAGAAGCTGTCCTAGAGCGCCGAAGACTCATTGAGGCTGAAAAGTTACAGCGTCTAGCTGAGATTCAGCGGAGAAAGGAGGAGGCCCAAGTCAGAAGGGAAGAGGAAAGAAAAGCATCAAGTGCAGCACGGGAAGCAAGAGCAATTGAACAGCTtcgaagaaaggaagaaagagccAAAGCACAACAAGAGGAAGCTGAACTTTTAGCCCAGAAATTGGCAGAGAGACTAAATGAAAGCGAACAACGTCGGAAGATTTACCTAGAGCAAATTCGGGAGAGAGCAAATTTGAGGGATCAATCATCCCCTTTGATGCGTCGATCAATAAATAAAGAGGGGCAAGGTAGATCTGCCCCTACAAATAGCAGTGATGATCCTCAAACAAACATTGCCTCTGGCACAGGCTCTATCCTTGGAATTGGCAATATCACAATGCAACATGCAATGAAGAGAAGAATTAAGAGAATTAGACAAAAGCTTATGTCGTTAAAGTATGAGTTTGTTGAGCCTCCTCTTGGAGGTGAAAGTGGTGGCATTGGATATAGAGTAGCAGTCGGTGCTGCCAGGGCAAAGGTTGGTCGGTGGCTTCAAGAACTTAAAAGACTTAGACAGGCAAGAAAAGAAGGTGCCACAAATATAGGGCTAATTATTTCTGAAATGATCaag TATTTGGAGGGAAAAGATCCTGAGCTACAAGCATCTCGTCAAGCTGGACTACTTGATTTTATTGCTTCTGCCTTGCCTGCTTCTCACACATCAAAACCTGAAGCATGTCAGGTTACATTGCACTTATTGAAACTACTGAGAGTAGTAATATCTGTGCCTGCAAACAGGACTTACTTCCTCGCACAGAATTTTTTGCCTCCAATCATCCCTATGCTGTCAGCTTCTCTTGAGAACTACATAAAGATTGCAGCATCTATAAGTTCACCCAGTAACATAAGTTTGCCATCATCGAATAAAGCATCCGTTGAGAACTTTGAATCAATTTCTGAAATATTAAATAACTTTTTGTGGATTGTTACTGCAATTTTTGGGCATGTAAGTTCAGAGGAAAGGCAACTTCAGATGCGGGATGGCTTGCTGGAGTTACTGATTTCCTATCAAGTGATTCACCGGTTACGAGATCTTTTTGCACTTCATGATAGGCCTCAGATGGAAGGTTCTGCATTTCCTGCTCCCATTCTCTTAAGCATACATCTTTTGGTGGTTTTGACTTGCAGACCTGGAACAGTGAGTTATATTGATTGGGAATCTTCTGCTGTTGCAATGCAGCAGGAAATTGGCAGCGAAATGACTAAGTTTGCTGATTCTACACATTCTTTCTTGAATAACTCCTGGGGAGATTATGGTCCCTTGTCCACTATTAATGGTAGCACAGTTATGCATTTACCTGATGTCCCAGAGGACAGACCATTGGATGAAATAGTTAAGATGAACGGGAGTGATGAAGCCATTTCTAATGGCAAGGATTCTAAATTGGAGCATAATAGCTCTGCTAAATTGAAAAATGATGATATGATCAAGATGGATGAGCCAGATGAACTGAAGAAAAATCAAAGCAGGGGTATTATCAATTCTTCTGTTTCCCCGAAAGATGAAAAACATGCAGGGGTAATTGTTACAGCACCAAAGAATGGAAAAGTATCAAATTCGGCTCAGCCACTGGCATTTCTTCTTTCTGCTCTTTCCGAAACAGGACTTGTTAGTCTCCCTTCTCTTTTGACTGCTGTTCTACTGCAAGCAAACAATAGATCATCCTCTGAACAA GGCTCATTTATCCTTCCATCTAATTTTGAAGAGGTGGCAGCCGGAGTACTAAAGGTGCTGAACAATGTGGCACTTTTGGATCTTGTATTTTTGCAGCGAATGCTG GCTAGGCCAGATCTGAAAATGGAAATTTTCCATTTAATGAGCTTCTTACTTTCTCATTGTGCTGGCAAGTGGAAAGCACCTAATGATCAG GTTGGTTCATTAATGCTTGAATCTCTGTCACTTCTGGGACACTTTGCATTATTCCATCCTGGAAACCAGGCTGTTCTTCGATGGGGAAAGAGCCCTACCATCCTACATAAG GTATGCGATCTTCCTTTTGTTTTCTTCAGTGACCCAGAGTTGATGCCAATCCTGGCTGGCACATTAGTAGCTGCATGTTACGGGTGCGAGCAGAACAAGTTCGTAGTCCAGCAAGAACTGAGTGTTGATATGCTACTTTCGTTGCTCAGATCTTGCAGAAGTTCTTCACCTGCATCTCAGCTTAACCCAACCTTGGACAATTCCTCAATTGATGATTCTAGCGAATGCAATCAATTAGGTTCTGAATCCAGAAGGCCTCTGTCGGACATTCCTACAAAACACAGCCGTTCCAATGTCAATGGTAAAGGCTCTCGCGCCTCCTTAATAAAGGTTGGTGCTTCAGGTAATAGCATTAAAACTGGCAGGATAAGAAGCCTAAGGGATGGCAAGGCAACCAAGAGTTCTGAAGAAATGGCTACCAAGAACACACACTGTGTTTTTGAGACCTCAACTTTAATGTTGCACTGTAGATTTCCTCACAGCTTCATTGATAAAGTAGAGCAATTCTTTTCTGCAGAAATTCCAAATGGTGTTGATGAAGTGTGA